CGATCGTCGCGGGGCAGGGCACCCTCGGGATCGAGATGTGTGAGGACCGCGACGTCGATACGGTGGTGGTGCCGATCGGCGGCGGCGGGCTCATCTCGGGGATCGCGACGGCCTACAGCCACCTCTCGCCGGAGACCCGGGTGGTCGGGGTCCAGGCCGAGGGTGCCGCGACGGTCCACGAGAGCCTCGACAAGGGGATCCCGGTGACCCTCGATTCGGTGAGTACCATCGCCGACGGCATCGCCACCGGCGGGATCTCGGAGCTCACCCTCTCGCTGATCGACGAACACGTCGACGAGGTCGTCACCGTCTCGGACGACGAGATAGCCCAGGCGGTGCTCCTCCTGATGGAACGCGCGAAACAGGTCGTCGAGGGAGCGGGCGCGGCGTCGGTCGCCGCGCTTCTGGGTGACGACCTCGACGTCGAGGGCGAGCGGGTGTTCGCGCTGCTCTGCGGCGGCAACCTCGACATGACGATGCTCAGGACGGTGCTCGTCCACGCGCTCACCGACCGCCAGCAGATCCTCCGGCTGCAGGTCCGGATCGACGACCGCCCCGGCGAGATGGGCTGTCTCTCGAACGTCGTCGCCGACCACGGCGCGAACATCCGCAGCGTGCGCCACGACCGCTCGGCCCCCGAACTCGACGTCGGCGAGGCGTACCTCCTCTTTCGGGTCGAGACCAGCGGCGCGGGGCACGCCCGCGCGATCATCGACTCGATCCGCGAGGAAGGCTACGAGGTGAGCCACGAGAACGCCTGAGGCACGTTCGTCGGGCCGGCGCGTCGAAACACCCATTACACAGCGTGCTGGATGGTCTCGCAGAGCAATCGCGATGTACGACCGAATCCTGATCCCGACCGACGGGAGCGACGAGGCCCGGAAAGCCGCCGCACACGGCATCGAACTCGCGGCCGCGCTGGACGCAACGGTCCACACGCTCTACGTGATGGACCTGCCGGGCGTGCCGCGCGCGCTCTCGATCCGCGACGACGAGGAGCAGGTCCGCGAGGAGTACGAGACCTACGGCGAGCGCGTGACCGAGGAGGTGTGTCAGATGGCGGCGGCCGCCGAAGTCGAGTGCGTCAGGGCGGTCAAGAGCGGCACCGTCCACGAGCGGATCGTCCGATACGCCGACGACGAGGGTCTCGACGCGATCGTGATGGGGACCGGCTATCAGGGCCGGTTCGGCGCGCTGCTCGGCACCATCGCCGAGAAGGTCGTCCGGACCTCGGCCGTCCCGGTTATCTCGACGAAAGTGACCGAATCCGAGGCTCGTCCGGGAGCGAGCGGGAGCGACTGACGGGTCTCGGTTTCAGGAGAGCGCCACGTCCGTCGCGTCCTTGTCGTAGCCGAGCCAGACGCTGAGGAGACACGCGACCACGAGCAGCGCGACCGGCAGCCCGAGCACGGCGACGAGGAGCGCCTCGAAGACCGCCAGCACGCCGAACCACGTGAGCGTTCCGAGGCTCACGATCGAAACCGTCGCGACGGTCGTAATACCGAGGGAGAACGCCGCTGCCGCGTCGGGACCGGGCGTATGTCGAAGGGTAGTCATCGTCCGAGACGACGGACTCGGGGAAAGTGAACGCCACGGTCGGTATCGACCGTGGTTCGGGCTCACGTCCACCGTTCGCGGGCGTAGATCACGATGCTCGCGCTCAGGAACAGCGCCCCGGCGAGCCCGAATCGCTCCACCGTCATGAACGCTACCCCGCCCACCATCGCGAGGGTGGCCGCGACCGCCAGCCCGACCGAAACGGGGCGGGTCAATCGGTCGAGGTCGCGTCGTCGCTTCCCGAGACCTCCGTGACGACGTCGCCGCCGGAGGAGGTCACGGCCACGTCCTCGTCGCCACGGATCTCCTCGATGTGGTCCATGAACTCCTCGGATTCGAGGATCTCGTACTCGTTTCTGAGCCCGAGATAGACCGTATAGCACATCACGAGGAGGATCACGGCGAAGGGGAGCCCCGTCGAGATCGCCGCCGCCTGGAGCGCGGTGAGACCGCCACCCCAGAGCAACACCGCCGCGACGACGCCCTCGGTGCTCGCCCAGAAGACCCGCTGGGCCTTCGGGACGTCGTGTTTGCCGCCCGAGGTCAGGTGGTCGATCACCAGCGACCCCGAATCCGAGGACGTGACGAAGAAGCTGACCACGAGCAGCGTCGCGAGGATCCCCGAGACCGCCCCCAGCGGGAACTGTTCGAGGAGCGCGAACATGGCGACGGTCTGACCGACCTCGTTGTAGGCCGCGAGCACCGCGCCGTTGCCGGTCAGGGTGTTCGCGATCGCACCCCCGCCGAACGTCGAGAGCCAGACGGTCGAGAACAGCGTGGGCAACACCAACACGCCGAGCACGAACTCACGGACCGTCCGCCCCTTCGAGATCCGCGCGATGAACATCCCCACGAAGGGCGACCACGCGATCCACCAGCCCCAGTAGAAGACCGTCCACCCCGAGACGGTGGGTGCGAGCGTGTTGCCCGCGCCCGCGCCGATCGTGCCGGTGAAGAAACTCAACGCGAGGAAGTTCCCGAGGTACGTGCCGAACCCCTCGACCATCCCGCCGACGATGTAGAGCGTCGGCCCGACGACGAAGACGAACCCGAGCAGGAGGAACATCAAGTAGAGGTTGATCGTGCTCAGGCGCTTGACGCCGCCGTCGAGCCCCGCCGCGACCGACGCCACCGCGATGAGCGTGATCCCGGCGATGAGGAGTATCTGGGGCACCGTCCCGACCGGTACGTCGACGATCCCGAGCATGTCGCCACCCACGTAGGAGATCCCCTGATTCACCTGCGAGACGCCGAGCCCCAAGGAGGTACAGAGCCCGAAGAGGGTGGCGAACACCGACACGAGGTCGATGACGTGGCCCGGCCAGCCGTAGATCCGCTCGCCGAGCAGCGGCCAGAAGATCGACCGGAACGTGAGCGGCAGCCCGCGATTGAACGAGAAGAAAGCGAGGCNCCAGCCGTAGATCCGCTCGCCGAGCAGCGGCCAGAAGATCGACCGGAACGTGAGCGGCAGCCCGCGATTGAACGAGAAGAAAGCGAGGCCGAGCCCGACGAGACCGTAGATCGCCCAGGGCGAGAGCCCCCAGTGGTAGATGGTCTGTGCCAGCGCCGCCGTCCCGGCCGCGGCGGTCCCGGACTGGGCACCGAAGAACTCCGGGGGGCTCCCCATGTAGACCATGGGTTCGGCGACGCTGTAGAACATCAGCCCGATCCCCATGCCGGCGCTGAACAGCATCGCCATCCACGAGAACCGGCTGAACTCGGGTTCGGCCTNGGCGACGCTGTAGAACATCAGCCCGATCCCCATGCCGGCGCTGAACAGCATCGCCATCCACGAGAACCGGCTGAACTCGGGTTCGGCCTTGACGCCGCCGATCCGTATCGAGCCGTACTTGCTGACGGCGAAGTAGACGATGGTGATCAGGAAGACGTTCACAGCGAGCAGGTAGAACCACCCGAACGTGGATTCGATGAACGACTTCGTCCCGTCGAAGACGGCGGTCGCCTGCTCTTGACCCAACAGGAGCGTGACCGCGACGAACAACACGATGAGCGCCAGCGCGCCCGGGAAGACGATCGGGTGGACGTCGAATCGCCCCCCGAGGAGTTCGTGGTTCGTATCCCCCGGCTCGCGGTCCGAGTCGGGGTGGAACAGTTCTACTTGGAGGCCGTCGGACATCTCGCCGGTCGTGTCGTCGGAGTCAGCCATTCACCCGTCCTCCGTGGGATTCGCGTTTCGAGCCGTCGAGTTCGTATCGTCGTACAATCATTATCTGTGTGTTCGATCGTGTGGATACTCGCTTATAATCGTTCCCGATACCGGCAGGACCGGGTCGCCCCCGAAGCGCGGCGCGGTCGCCACCGCCGCGTCGCGAACCCATTGGTATCGATACGCACGTGAATAGCTACCAGTCACCCTTATAAATTTTCAGGTTGGGCACGACACCCTGTATAAGTGAGTGGGTTGTGGCACCCTCGAACAGCCCCGGCACCCGCGCGTTAGGGCTGCCGAGCAGCGGGCAGGTTCCCGGAATCCGGCGGTTCGGGTGCTTCGCTACAGCCCCGTCGGCCGGTCGATGAACGTCGTCTCGATCCCCCATTCCCCGGCGAGGGTCCCG
This sequence is a window from Halococcus hamelinensis 100A6. Protein-coding genes within it:
- the ilvA gene encoding threonine ammonia-lyase, yielding MTDQPSETVTFADIERAHDRLDDDSVVKRTPVERSTSLDTMTGGEVSLKMEHLQWTGSFKTRGAYNTIAQLAADGGTERVVAASAGNHAQGVALAATRLGIDATIVMPTDAPQAKVDATRGYGADVDLVGRDFQAAMAHAQGLVDDDATAFVHAYDDPAIVAGQGTLGIEMCEDRDVDTVVVPIGGGGLISGIATAYSHLSPETRVVGVQAEGAATVHESLDKGIPVTLDSVSTIADGIATGGISELTLSLIDEHVDEVVTVSDDEIAQAVLLLMERAKQVVEGAGAASVAALLGDDLDVEGERVFALLCGGNLDMTMLRTVLVHALTDRQQILRLQVRIDDRPGEMGCLSNVVADHGANIRSVRHDRSAPELDVGEAYLLFRVETSGAGHARAIIDSIREEGYEVSHENA
- a CDS encoding universal stress protein, whose product is MYDRILIPTDGSDEARKAAAHGIELAAALDATVHTLYVMDLPGVPRALSIRDDEEQVREEYETYGERVTEEVCQMAAAAEVECVRAVKSGTVHERIVRYADDEGLDAIVMGTGYQGRFGALLGTIAEKVVRTSAVPVISTKVTESEARPGASGSD
- a CDS encoding BCCT family transporter, whose protein sequence is MADSDDTTGEMSDGLQVELFHPDSDREPGDTNHELLGGRFDVHPIVFPGALALIVLFVAVTLLLGQEQATAVFDGTKSFIESTFGWFYLLAVNVFLITIVYFAVSKYGSIRIGGVKAEPEFSRFSWMAMLFSAGMGIGLMFYSVAXAEPEFSRFSWMAMLFSAGMGIGLMFYSVAEPMVYMGSPPEFFGAQSGTAAAGTAALAQTIYHWGLSPWAIYGLVGLGLAFFSFNRGLPLTFRSIFWPLLGERIYGWXLAFFSFNRGLPLTFRSIFWPLLGERIYGWPGHVIDLVSVFATLFGLCTSLGLGVSQVNQGISYVGGDMLGIVDVPVGTVPQILLIAGITLIAVASVAAGLDGGVKRLSTINLYLMFLLLGFVFVVGPTLYIVGGMVEGFGTYLGNFLALSFFTGTIGAGAGNTLAPTVSGWTVFYWGWWIAWSPFVGMFIARISKGRTVREFVLGVLVLPTLFSTVWLSTFGGGAIANTLTGNGAVLAAYNEVGQTVAMFALLEQFPLGAVSGILATLLVVSFFVTSSDSGSLVIDHLTSGGKHDVPKAQRVFWASTEGVVAAVLLWGGGLTALQAAAISTGLPFAVILLVMCYTVYLGLRNEYEILESEEFMDHIEEIRGDEDVAVTSSGGDVVTEVSGSDDATSTD